In Mycobacterium sp. Aquia_213, the sequence GGCGGTGGCTGATCGCCGCCGCGGGATATCTCGCGGTCGTCGGCGTTGTCGGGTTATCCGCGGCGGCCGGCTGGTTCTACTGGGAACGGGTGGAGATCCGCGGCGAGCAGACGGCACGGGCGGTGCTACCGCAGCTGGCCGCCAGAGAGGTGCCCGCGGTCTTCGCCTACGACTACCAGACCGTCGAACGCAGCCTGGCCGATGCGTATCCGATGCTGACGCCCGACTATCGCCAAGAATTTCAGAAGAGCGCCAACGCGCAGATCATTCCGGAGGCCAAGAAGCGCGAGGTGGTCGTCCAGGCCAATGTCGTTGGGGTCGGGGTCATGTCGGCCAAGCGGGAATCGGCGTCGGTGATGGTGTACATGAACCGGACGGTTACCGATAAATCACGGCAGCCGCTCTACGACGGCAGCCGGTTGCGGGTGGACTTCAAGAAG encodes:
- a CDS encoding mammalian cell entry protein, producing MRWRRWLIAAAGYLAVVGVVGLSAAAGWFYWERVEIRGEQTARAVLPQLAAREVPAVFAYDYQTVERSLADAYPMLTPDYRQEFQKSANAQIIPEAKKREVVVQANVVGVGVMSAKRESASVMVYMNRTVTDKSRQPLYDGSRLRVDFKKIGDKWLISYITPI